TTTAATTCTTCTTCATTTAAAGTTAAGAAACCATTATTAATTGATTTTTGTATTCGTATTCCTCCTTCTGCAGTATAATTAGCAGTTAAAATACAAAAACACAATTCTTTAAAAATTTCATTTGCAGTTTTTCTTTGTTTAAATTCCATTAGTCTTAAATTAATCTTAGATTTTATCTCACTTTTCATGAGCTTTTTAATTTTTTTAATAAATTTTTCCATATGTCCTTTTCTTTTAAGTTTTAAAACTATCGGAAACAATCGGCAAAGTATACATTTCCGATACCTGCCGATACTTATAGAGAATAAAAAACTCTATTTTTAACTCTTAATTTTTTTAATATTCCTTTTTTTAATAATTCTGAAATATAATTTCTTACAGTTCGCTCTGAAACTTTTAAATGTTTTGCTATGTCTTTAGTATTTTTTTTATCTGTACCTATAAACGAAATCAACTTAGAAACTACCATATCTGCTTTAAAATTAATATGAACAGTAAAGAAATTTTTTTCACTTTTAAATTCTGGTATAATTCCATTTTTTTTACATTCTTCAATTATTTTTAATGTGCCGCTACCCCATTCATCAACATGGCCGGAATAATATGAAATCTTTGCAATTAAAGGATTTCTTAATACTGATTTATGTATTTTAAAAAGCATTTCTTCATCTATTTCTGGTGGAAGGGCGCCAGGATTGCTTATCTCAAGAAAATTAGGTGTAATTAATAAATAATTTGGGGAAGGTGCAGAATAATCTCTATGAACTAAGGAGTTAACAACTATTTCACGTATTGCAGACAAAGAGATTATTGGATCTTCTTTTCTTACTATCCCTTCTAAATATATTTTTTTAGGTATGTGTTTTTGTATATATTCAACAATTTTATCAATTAAAATATAAAAAGGAAAGGAAAATGTTTGAATATCAATAAGATTTTCTGTGCTAAATTTATCTGTGGTTGATACTGCACATTTAAATTCTAAATAAGGGAATTCATATTCTATTTTTTTTGAAAATAAAATTACTCCTGCATTTTTTAGTTTATTTTTTTCTGCTAAGTTTAATTTATTTAGTATTTCGGTTATACTATGGTTTTCAACATTTATTCGTTTATTATTTAATACTAATTTTTTAAATTTTGAAAATGCTTCGGTGTCAACACTTTCTATATCTAAATTACTTAGTTGTGAATCAAAAAATTCCCTTTTTCTATTTGTTAAAATAGATTCTATATCTTGTGGACTCATTTTTAGATTTGATTTTCCTGAACGAAGATATGCAATTCCTTTGAAAAAATGAGGTTTTGTTTTACTCTCAAAAATTTTTATGTTTAATATTGTTTTTTTATTTTTTGTTAAAATATTAATCTGTGGTCTTATTGGTGGAGAAAGTTCTTGTGAGATTTTTTTTGATAGATTTTCTATGGTGTTTTTACCAATAGATATTCCAATTTCCTTTCCATCATCATCTATACCAATATTTAATTCTCCTCCTCCATTATTTGCAAATGCAGTTATAGTTTTTAAAATTGAATCAATATCTGAAAGAGATTTTTTAAATTCTTTATTTTGATTTTCCATATTTTTATTAAAATAATAATTATTTTAAAACTATCGGAAACAATCGGCAAAGTATACCTTTCCGATACCTGCCGATACTTACTAATAGAAAATTATGCTTTCCATAATCCATGTATATTGCAATAAGTTCTTGCTATTATATTTTCTGTTTTAATATAAAATTCAACTTCTGGTTTTTCTTTAGGTTTTAGATATTTTCTATAAATTTTATTATCTGCAATTATTTCTATCCATTCAATATAATGATTTTCTTCCATTGGATGTTCTATTTCACCTATTTTTACTTTTATTCCATTTTCTATTTTTTCAATTATTGGAATATGTTTTTCTAATCCTTGGTCTTTTATTTTTTCTTCTAATAATTCCATTGGTTTTCCACAGCATACTAATTGTCCTATTCCAGTGTGTAAAACTTCAGTTATGTTTCCGCAAATATTGCATTTATAAATTTCATTTAATTTTGTCATAAATATTACCTATTGTCTTTTTGTGATATTTCTTACCCAAATATCCATAATAATTATTTCACCTGCTAATTCTTTATTAAAATCAATTGTGATTATATCATTTTCAATTGATGTTATTCTTGCTGTTTTTAAGCTGTGGTCTTTTGGATGTTCAAAATAATGTTTTGATCCAAGTTCTAATTGAGTTTCAACAAAAGCATGTGTTTTATTTAAATCATAAATGAATTTTGGTATTCCCATAGTAATAAACGTTGTATTTATTTTTGGGTGGTGTTCAAAAATATAAGTACTATTTGTAATATTAATTACTGTTATATTCCAATTTTGTTCTTTGAAAGTTTCATTTAATTTATACTCTTTTTCAAAATTAGATTTATTTAATTCTTCAATTAATTCGAAAGTAAAATATTTTGGTGTCTTGAAGATTTCACTTTCATTTGCTTTTCCATACGCCATTTCTGGAGAAATTATTAACGTTTCATTTGATCCATTTTCTAAACCTAATAACCCATGTGTTAATCCTTTAATATATCCATTATTATCTAAGAGTTGTACTTCTATTGGGGAGTAATCTCTATTACTATTAAAAATATTATTCTCAACTGCTATTTCTTCAATAGACGTATCTATTATACTTCCGTTTTCTAAATAAGTGATATAATCTACAAAAGCTATATCTCCCATTTCTATTATTGGAATTTCTTCTTTTTCAGTACAGCCAAATAGAAATATCCCAATAATTAATAATAATATTAGTTTTTTCATAATTTAATTTCTGTGTTAACATTTTAATACTTTACTTTGTTATTTTTCTATATGTCTAAAACTCCTTCATTTCTAATGCAAAAAATAAAAGCAGATATTCATTATCTTTTAGAAAATGATATTTTTTGGAGGGCTGTTTTAGTTGGATTAGGTTCTTTTTTTCTTTTAGTTTCTTTTCCATTTTATCCACAGATAGTTTCTATTATCTTGGCTGTATCTATTGGGTATATTAGTACTAAAAATCCTTCTTTAGCTGTTTTATTGGGTATATTAATATCTTTTCCAGCAGTTGCATATCAATCAACAATGTTTGCTTGGTTATTTTTATTGGTTATAGCAGTTACTTTATTTGAGATGTTTAAAAATTGGCATATAATTGCTATTTTAGAAATATTAATATTAGCTCCTTTTGCACCTTATCCATTTTCTTTTTTTGGAGGATTTATTTTTCTTTTAATGGTTTTATCCGTATTATATGTAGGCTCAAAAAAATCATTATTAGTTTCTTTACCTGCTGTCTTTTTGATTTTATTATTATCAAGTATTTGGTATGTAGAAAATTCAGCATTTATGCCTTTGAATATACAGAATTATCTTCCTATTGAAGAATCTCTTCAAAATTCAAAAGATATAACCTCTTTTAAAACTGTGTTTTTAGATATTGGACAAGGATTTACTCAAGTATTTAATTTCGGAAATATATACGGCATTAATAAAGTGTTTTTTAAAACTGTTTCAAATGTTTTTAAATTATTAATTGAAGATAGTGCTTTAATACAAATTTTTATTTGGGGTATTGTTTTATTTTTGATAGCAAAAATACCTGGATTTATTAGAAAATGGAGATATAAACAAACAATTGCATCTTTGTCTTTATTTTTAATTCCAATTGTGTATTATTTAATATCTTTAGAATATGGTTATGTATTTAATCAAATGATTTTTGTATATGTTATTTTAACAGTGATTATCGTTTTTATTTTAGAGAAAAATAATGTAAGTCTAACAAGAGAAAGAACTCTTAATTTACAAGAAAGAACAAAGAAATTTGGTTTTGGAGAATTTGGAATAAGGGATTTTGAAGAATCTTCAGGAGCAAAATCTTTAGATGATATAGGGAATTATGATAATGTTAAAGAAGAATTAAAGCAGTCAATAATTACTCCATTAGAACATAGAGATATTGCTTATACATATGGAATTAAACCCCCAAGTGGAATTTTATTATTTGGACCTCCTGGATGTGGAAAAACATTATTAATGTCTGCTTTAGCTCAAGAATTAGATTTTGGTTTTTATTATATTAAAGCAAGCGATCTTTTATCAAATCAATATGGTGAATCTGAAAAAAATATTGCTAAATTATTTGATATGGCAAGAAAAAGTGCACCTTGTGTATTATTTTTTGATGAAATTGATGCTCTTGCTAAAAGAAGAGAGTTATTTAATGATTCAACCGGCCCACGTGTTTTAAGTTTATTTTTACAAGAGTTAGATGGATTTAAAGATGTTAAACAAACAATTATTATTGGTGCAACAAATGTACCTAATTTAATTGACCCCGCATTATTGCGTCCAGGCAGATTTGATAAAATTATATATATGTCTTTACCTGATGAAGAAGCAAGAGAGAAAATATTTAAAGTTCATACTAAAAAACTTCCTTTAGAAAAAACACTTTCTTTTAGTAAATTATCTAAAAAAACAAGAAGATATTCTGGTGCAGATATCGCAAATATTTGTAAAGAAGCAAAGTCTTTAGCTGCAAAAAGAGCATTTAAAATTAAGAAAGTTGTTCCAATTGAATTAAATGATTTTGAAGAGGTATTAAAAAATATTAAACCAAGTGTTTCATTAAAATCTTTAGAAGAATATGAGACATTTAGAATGGATTTTGAAAGAACGATTTATAAAGAAGAAATTCAAGAAACTGAAGAAAAAGTTAAATGGGAAGATGTTGCTGGTTTAGAAGAGGTTAAGAAATTATTATTAGAAACAATAGAAGTTCCTTTATTACATCCAGCTTTGATTAAAAAATACAAAGTCTCTCCCTTAACAGGATTATTAATGTTTGGTCCGCCAGGTTGTGGAAAAACTTTAATAATTAAAGCAGCTGCTAATGAATTAAATGTTTCATTTTTGAATATATCTGCGCCTTCATTATTAAAAAGAGGGCCTGAATATGCAGTAGCTGAAATTAAAGATATTTTCTTAAGAGCAAGAGAACAGTCGCCCTCAATTGTGTTTATAGATGAAATTGATACAATTGGAGAAGCAAGCGTATTTGGAAGAACAGTAATAGGCCAATTATTAATTGAAATGGATGGGGTTAAGAAATTAGAAGGAGTTATGATAATAGGAACAACTAATAAACCCTGGTTTTTAGATCCAGCATTATTGCGTCCAGGTAGATTTGATAGAGTATTATATGTTCCATTACCTGATTTTACTGCAAGAAGGAAAATGTTAATATCTCAATTATGTGGAATTAAAGGTTCTGATGAATTAGATTATGATAAAATCACTAAATTAACAGAAGGATATACAGGTGCAGATATAACTGCTATAACACAAGAAGCTAAAATGGAATTAGTAAGAAACATATTAGAGAATACTGAAATATCATTAAATAATGAATTATTTATTAATGTAATTAAAAGAATAAAACCTTCATTGAGTGTAGAACACTTGCATAAATTTGAAGTATTTAGTAATAAACGTAGTCATGATAAAAAGTAATATATTATATATTAAATACATATTATAATGAATTCATGATGAAATGAAAACAATTTTGTGTATATTTCATGAAAGGTTTGTTAATAAACATGGTAGAAGACGTAAATGGGTTTTGAGCTTTATTCTCAGAACTAAATAAAATGTTAAAATATTGTTCTCTCGGTGAGTACCAATATATGTTTGACAAATAACGAAATGCTTTTTAGTATATAGCAACTTTTGTTTATACTTTTACATAAGGTTTAAAAAACTTTACATAGAACTTCATTGTAAGAATAGCGCTATTGAGCATAGCGTATTCTATTGATGCGGATAAAAAAAATAAAAACAATCATCGCCGATAATATTTATCAATATCCGCTATATAGGCGATGAATAAACCAGAGGTGGTTTTGTGAAAGGACTAAATGTAAAAAAAATAGCAGCACTTGCAATTGGTGCATTATTCGTTGGTAGTGCAGCAGTAAGTGCAAGCAAATTAATGTACGAGGATACAACTTTGGTAAGTGACAATGGTGTACCACAAGTATCAGTTTTGATACCAGGCGCATCAACAGCAGCTATGACTGATGGAGTAGCAGGCGCAAGAATTGCATCCAAATTAGCAGCTGAGTCATACAAAGAAGTAACCTATTCTGCTGAATTAACAGGTACAGCAGTATGCGGCGCAGACGAAGGCGCAGAGGGTTCATGCCCAGTAACAGACAAAAGTGTATCAATGACTATAACATCCCCAGGAATCCAAGGTGCTTATACCTTCGAAGCTAGTATTTATGATGTATTAGATCTTGATTTAAATAACAGAGCAGGAGATGAAACAACACCAGAAGATGAATTAGGTGGAGACGATAATGAAGATGATGTATCACCTTTCTTTGAAAATACTGGAGATACTTTCTTAGGATTAAAAATCGATAGTGGTTTTACACCATTTGTAGATTACGATGTAACTGCTGGTTCCTTTGAAGTGACAGAAAAACAATACACATATTTAGAAGGTATAACTAATTATGAAGTAGACAGTGTTCCTTTTGGTGATTTTAGCCAAATAGTTTATTCAGTAAAATTCTTTTGGTTAGAAGATCAAGGTATTCCAGTTTGTACAGAAGCAGACCACAATGATTGGGGTTATTGTTTAATTTCTGGCGAAGAAACAAAAGAAATGGGATCAAAAAGACCAACAATCAAATTGTTTAATGACTATTGGCATATAATTAATATGGATCCTCCAGGTACAGATGTAACAAATGATGATGACAGAGTATCTGGTGGTTCAATAACCTTGGCAAAAGAAGCAGCATATGGAATAATTTCAGTTGGAGAACAATTAACTACTGAAGATTATTATGTACAATTAGATGATATTTCAGTAGGAACTGGTGCAGGATTCGCACATCCAGCTATTGTATCTTTAATTGATAAATCTACAGGAGAAGTTGTAGAACAAACACAAATAAATCCTGGCAATACTGAAGATATGGGACCAAGTGATGAAATAGCAGTACATATATATCAAACAGCTCCTGGTATTACCTTAACTTCTAAATGGGCAGAATTAGCTGTTTATTCAGAAGAATGGGAATTAGATGATGGAGATGAAATAGAAGATAATGAAGATTGGTTCATCAGTTTATACTGGAAAAATAGAGATGGTGCAGCAGCAGACGCAACAACAGACGGTTCAGAAGAAGACCCAGATAATTTAAGAGAAATTGTCTTTTATAATGATGATTCTTTTGAATTATCAGAAGGAGAAACATACAATATTATGGATGATCCAGTAGCATTTGATTTAACATATGATGGATTATCAACAGAAGATATGACAAAATTAACTTTTGAATTTGCAAAAGATGATCCAGATGAATGTACTTGTGATGCAGCAGGAGATTCTGATTGTGAAGTCAATGAAGCAAAAGCAGAAGTTTGGTTAAAAATCTCAACAGCATCAGATGAATTCGAAGGAGAAGGAGCTAATGATGGTAATATCATTTATGTTGCTTTAGAAGAACAAACTGATGCAGATGCATTTGGTGCAGATGTAGCAGGACATACATGGGAATCTGGTGATGTTTGGGTTTATGATCCAAATGATAAATGTGTTGAAGAAGATGGAGAATATGCAGATACTGAAGATTGGGAAGCAACCTATGATACTGCAGGAGACAATGGAGTAGTTGAACTAACATTCAATGATGGTGGATTAGTAGCACATTGGGGAACAGCAGCAGTAGACACAGCTGATGGAGATTATATTGATATAATCTTTACTCAAGAAGTAGGAGAAGTTGATTCAGCAGAAGATACATCTACAACTGCATTTACAGTATACAGAGATGGAGATGATTGGGAAATTAGAAATACAAATGCTGATGATGACCAACAAGCTGTTTATACAGTAAATGGTTTTGCAGCAAATTGCCAATTAGATGACTTTGCAGAAACAGTTGAAGATGATTTTGTAGATATCAGAGGTACTGAATATTCATTAACTTCAACAAAATATGAATTTAATGTACCAAAATCTGTAAGAGATATGTTATTCACCTTTACAACACACGGAGATGAAGCAACACCTAATACAGCAACATGGACTGCAAATGAAGGAGACAGCCAAACATTCGCTGACACAACCATTACAGTAGATACAATAACCTGTACAACAGGCGCATGTACTGTAAGTGGAGCTGGAGCAGCTGGATGTGCATACACTGGAGGATTAGAAGCAATTATCTCTGGTGAAGGCGCAGCATCTGTAGCAGGTATGGCACCTGGAACAGTCAATCCAAGTTCTCTAATTATGTTGGATACTGAAGGCGCAAGTCTATCCGGAAACTTCGTTTCTGTAGCAGGACCTGTAGTCAACACAGTAACAGCAAGAGAATTAACTGGAGCAAATGCACACGACTTTAACGCACAAGCAGTTTTAGTCAAACAAATCGCACCAGGAAAGATTGTTGTAGCAGGTAGAGATGCAGCTGATACATTAACAGCCGCAAATCAATTCATAGCTGCAATGCAAAGAGTCTAAGACTCTTTCCCTTTTTTTCTTTTTTATTTTTTAAATCTGATTTTGAAACTAAGCCGGAAATCTACTATTTAGAAGTGTTTATAAATAATATTTACTAATTTTTATTATAATTAAAAATATTCTCCTCCATATGCGGATTGAAACATTAATTATACACACAAATATAAAAGATAGGGGAGTATAAAAAGAGAGATTGAGAGTATGGATAAAGAAACTGAAAAAATGTTTAAAAATAAAATAGAGTCATTAATTAAACAAGGAGAAAACACTAATATAGAATTTAAAGAATGCAAAAATTTAATAAATAAAAATATTTATGAAACAATTTGTGCTTTTTTAAACTGGGAGGGAGGAGAACTGTTGATTGGCGTTTCAGATACTGGTGATATTATTGGAGTTAATAATGTTTCTCAATTAAAAAAAGACATAGCAACCACAATAAATAATCCACAAAAACTTAATCCTGCTGTTTATTTAACTATTGATGATTTACAACGAAGAACTTCCTTTGCCTAAAGGCAAAGGTATAGTTCATTCGTTGTAAATATATCAAATTCGGCAATTCCTCCAACACCTAAAGGTGTTGGTTTCCTTGCCGAATTTTATATGAAATTGAAATGAAAGGGAAAAAATTATTATATATTTATACTCCAAAAAGTTCACAAGTTCATAAATGTAATGGAAAAATATTTATTAGAAATGAAGATGGAGATTTTGATATAACAAATAACCATACATTAGTAACTAATCTTTATATAAATAAACAGATCGAATATACAGAGAATAAAATTTATCCTTATTGTGAATTGTCTGATTTAAGAAGTGATTTAATAGATAGAGTAAGAAAAATGACTAATACAAATCATCCGTGGAAAAAATTATCTGACATTGAATTATTAAAAAGTGTTAAATTATATACTAAAGATTACCAAACAGGAAAAGAAGGTTTTACTCTTGCATGTATATTATTATTTGGTAAGGATGAAACTATTATTTCAGTACTTCCTCATTATAAAACAGATTTACTTTTAAGAATAAAAAACAAAGATAGATATGATGATAGAGAAGATATCAGAACAAATTTAATTGATAGTTATGAAAAAATTATTGCTTTTGCACAGAAACATTTATCTGATCCTTTTTATCTTGAAGGAACACAAAGAGTGAGTTTAAGAGATAAGATATTTCGTGAAATCGCATCAAATATTTTGATTCACAGAGAGTACTCAAGTGCTTTTCCAGCCAAAATTATAATTGAAAAAGATAGAATTTATTCAGAAAACAGTAATAAACCACACCATAGAGGGATAATTGATATTAATAATTTTTCTCCATATCCAAAGAATCCAGTAATTGCACGAGTTTTTAAAGAAATTGGCTTTGCGGATGAGTTAGGTTCCGGAATTAGAAATCTTAAGAAATATGTTAAAATTTATTCCAATTCTATTCCCCAATTAATAGAAGAAGATATTTTTAAGATAATTATTCCAATTGATGAGGAAGTAATGATGAGAGTGGGAAAAGATAAA
The sequence above is drawn from the Candidatus Micrarchaeia archaeon genome and encodes:
- a CDS encoding RNA-binding domain-containing protein translates to MENQNKEFKKSLSDIDSILKTITAFANNGGGELNIGIDDDGKEIGISIGKNTIENLSKKISQELSPPIRPQINILTKNKKTILNIKIFESKTKPHFFKGIAYLRSGKSNLKMSPQDIESILTNRKREFFDSQLSNLDIESVDTEAFSKFKKLVLNNKRINVENHSITEILNKLNLAEKNKLKNAGVILFSKKIEYEFPYLEFKCAVSTTDKFSTENLIDIQTFSFPFYILIDKIVEYIQKHIPKKIYLEGIVRKEDPIISLSAIREIVVNSLVHRDYSAPSPNYLLITPNFLEISNPGALPPEIDEEMLFKIHKSVLRNPLIAKISYYSGHVDEWGSGTLKIIEECKKNGIIPEFKSEKNFFTVHINFKADMVVSKLISFIGTDKKNTKDIAKHLKVSERTVRNYISELLKKGILKKLRVKNRVFYSL
- a CDS encoding desulfoferrodoxin encodes the protein MTKLNEIYKCNICGNITEVLHTGIGQLVCCGKPMELLEEKIKDQGLEKHIPIIEKIENGIKVKIGEIEHPMEENHYIEWIEIIADNKIYRKYLKPKEKPEVEFYIKTENIIARTYCNIHGLWKA
- a CDS encoding FKBP-type peptidyl-prolyl cis-trans isomerase, producing the protein MKKLILLLIIGIFLFGCTEKEEIPIIEMGDIAFVDYITYLENGSIIDTSIEEIAVENNIFNSNRDYSPIEVQLLDNNGYIKGLTHGLLGLENGSNETLIISPEMAYGKANESEIFKTPKYFTFELIEELNKSNFEKEYKLNETFKEQNWNITVINITNSTYIFEHHPKINTTFITMGIPKFIYDLNKTHAFVETQLELGSKHYFEHPKDHSLKTARITSIENDIITIDFNKELAGEIIIMDIWVRNITKRQ
- a CDS encoding AAA family ATPase, translated to MSKTPSFLMQKIKADIHYLLENDIFWRAVLVGLGSFFLLVSFPFYPQIVSIILAVSIGYISTKNPSLAVLLGILISFPAVAYQSTMFAWLFLLVIAVTLFEMFKNWHIIAILEILILAPFAPYPFSFFGGFIFLLMVLSVLYVGSKKSLLVSLPAVFLILLLSSIWYVENSAFMPLNIQNYLPIEESLQNSKDITSFKTVFLDIGQGFTQVFNFGNIYGINKVFFKTVSNVFKLLIEDSALIQIFIWGIVLFLIAKIPGFIRKWRYKQTIASLSLFLIPIVYYLISLEYGYVFNQMIFVYVILTVIIVFILEKNNVSLTRERTLNLQERTKKFGFGEFGIRDFEESSGAKSLDDIGNYDNVKEELKQSIITPLEHRDIAYTYGIKPPSGILLFGPPGCGKTLLMSALAQELDFGFYYIKASDLLSNQYGESEKNIAKLFDMARKSAPCVLFFDEIDALAKRRELFNDSTGPRVLSLFLQELDGFKDVKQTIIIGATNVPNLIDPALLRPGRFDKIIYMSLPDEEAREKIFKVHTKKLPLEKTLSFSKLSKKTRRYSGADIANICKEAKSLAAKRAFKIKKVVPIELNDFEEVLKNIKPSVSLKSLEEYETFRMDFERTIYKEEIQETEEKVKWEDVAGLEEVKKLLLETIEVPLLHPALIKKYKVSPLTGLLMFGPPGCGKTLIIKAAANELNVSFLNISAPSLLKRGPEYAVAEIKDIFLRAREQSPSIVFIDEIDTIGEASVFGRTVIGQLLIEMDGVKKLEGVMIIGTTNKPWFLDPALLRPGRFDRVLYVPLPDFTARRKMLISQLCGIKGSDELDYDKITKLTEGYTGADITAITQEAKMELVRNILENTEISLNNELFINVIKRIKPSLSVEHLHKFEVFSNKRSHDKK
- a CDS encoding ATP-binding protein: MDKETEKMFKNKIESLIKQGENTNIEFKECKNLINKNIYETICAFLNWEGGELLIGVSDTGDIIGVNNVSQLKKDIATTINNPQKLNPAVYLTIDDLQRRTSFA
- a CDS encoding HTH domain-containing protein; the protein is MKGKKLLYIYTPKSSQVHKCNGKIFIRNEDGDFDITNNHTLVTNLYINKQIEYTENKIYPYCELSDLRSDLIDRVRKMTNTNHPWKKLSDIELLKSVKLYTKDYQTGKEGFTLACILLFGKDETIISVLPHYKTDLLLRIKNKDRYDDREDIRTNLIDSYEKIIAFAQKHLSDPFYLEGTQRVSLRDKIFREIASNILIHREYSSAFPAKIIIEKDRIYSENSNKPHHRGIIDINNFSPYPKNPVIARVFKEIGFADELGSGIRNLKKYVKIYSNSIPQLIEEDIFKIIIPIDEEVMMRVGKDKQSSEKSSEKSSEKSSEKILELIKTDKQISSVSIAAKLGLTSRAVEKNIAILKKKGILRRIGPDKGGYWEIVKNTKK